Proteins from one Candidatus Methylomirabilis sp. genomic window:
- the coaD gene encoding pantetheine-phosphate adenylyltransferase: MAAVAIYPGTFDPFTNGHLDILQRARRLFAEVLVAVAAKPEKSPLFTAEERMAIVRDATRDLPGVRIAAFDTLLVDYARAQGARVIIRGLRAVSDFEYEFQMALMNRRLAETVETVFLMPHEAYSYLSSRLVKEIALLGGAVSGLVPALAEKMLAEKLRAGRGRATGRRRVGRG, encoded by the coding sequence ATGGCCGCCGTCGCCATTTACCCCGGGACGTTCGATCCGTTCACCAATGGCCACCTGGACATCCTCCAGCGCGCCCGCCGCCTTTTTGCCGAGGTGCTGGTCGCGGTCGCCGCCAAGCCCGAGAAGTCCCCGCTGTTCACCGCGGAGGAACGGATGGCCATCGTCCGGGACGCCACCCGGGACCTGCCGGGGGTCCGGATCGCCGCTTTCGACACTCTCCTGGTGGACTACGCCCGTGCCCAGGGGGCGAGGGTCATCATCCGCGGGCTCCGGGCGGTCTCCGACTTCGAGTACGAGTTCCAGATGGCCCTGATGAACCGCCGCCTGGCGGAGACCGTGGAAACGGTCTTCCTGATGCCCCACGAGGCCTACAGCTACCTCAGCTCCCGCCTGGTGAAGGAGATCGCCCTGCTGGGGGGGGCGGTGAGCGGCCTGGTCCCCGCCCTCGCGGAGAAGATGCTGGCAGAGAAGCTTCGGGCAGGGCGGGGTCGGGCCACGGGCCGGCGCCGCGTGGGCCGGGGGTAG
- a CDS encoding pyridoxal phosphate-dependent aminotransferase — translation MRLAVRTAAFSPSPTLAITARAKRMRAEGIDVLSFGAGEPDFDTPEHIKAAAIQALKEGFTKYTATAGIDELKDAVCLKLKRDNGVEYRREHVMVSCGAKHTLYNLCMVLFQEGDEVLVPAPYWVSYPEQIRLAGAVPILVPTAESDGFRVRAEQLQAACTERTAGLILNSPCNPTGAVLDRRDLEAIAAFAVARQLTVISDETYEALTYDGREAVSIAALGEEVKRRTVVVNSLSKAYAMTGWRVGYAAGPVEVIRAMDTFQSQVTSNPTSIAQRAAVAALTGPQDCVRAMRAAFAQRRDAIVGALNGLAGVSCVLPGGAFYAFPNVSGCLGRRAGGRPLRTSADLAEFLLDEAKIAVVPGAEFGSDLHLRLSYAASMETILEGVNRMGAALRQLR, via the coding sequence ATGCGCCTGGCCGTCCGCACGGCAGCGTTCAGCCCATCCCCCACGCTCGCGATCACGGCGCGGGCGAAGCGGATGCGGGCCGAGGGCATCGACGTCCTGAGCTTCGGGGCGGGAGAGCCCGACTTCGACACCCCCGAGCACATCAAGGCCGCGGCGATCCAGGCGCTGAAGGAGGGATTCACCAAGTACACGGCCACGGCCGGCATCGACGAGCTGAAGGACGCCGTCTGCCTGAAGCTGAAGCGGGACAACGGGGTGGAGTACCGGCGGGAGCATGTCATGGTGTCCTGCGGGGCGAAACACACCCTGTACAACCTCTGCATGGTCCTCTTCCAGGAGGGGGACGAGGTCCTGGTTCCGGCTCCCTACTGGGTCTCGTACCCGGAACAGATCCGGCTGGCCGGCGCCGTTCCCATCCTCGTCCCGACGGCGGAGTCGGACGGCTTCCGCGTCCGGGCGGAGCAGCTTCAGGCCGCCTGCACGGAGCGGACGGCCGGCCTGATCCTGAACAGCCCCTGCAACCCGACGGGGGCGGTGCTGGACCGGAGGGACCTGGAGGCCATCGCCGCGTTCGCCGTCGCCCGCCAGTTGACCGTGATCAGCGACGAGACCTACGAGGCGCTCACGTACGACGGGCGGGAGGCGGTGAGCATCGCCGCCCTGGGCGAAGAGGTGAAGCGGCGGACGGTCGTGGTGAACTCCCTCTCCAAGGCTTATGCGATGACCGGATGGCGGGTCGGGTACGCGGCGGGGCCGGTCGAGGTCATTCGGGCCATGGACACCTTCCAGAGCCAGGTGACCTCGAACCCGACCTCTATCGCCCAGCGGGCGGCGGTGGCAGCCCTCACGGGCCCCCAGGACTGCGTCCGCGCAATGCGGGCCGCCTTCGCCCAGCGCCGCGACGCCATCGTGGGTGCCCTGAACGGGCTGGCCGGGGTCTCTTGCGTCCTCCCCGGGGGGGCCTTCTACGCCTTCCCGAACGTGTCGGGCTGCCTCGGGCGGCGAGCCGGCGGGCGTCCCTTGCGAACCTCGGCGGACCTGGCGGAATTCCTCCTGGACGAGGCCAAAATCGCCGTCGTGCCGGGGGCGGAGTTCGGGAGCGACCTGCACCTCCGCCTTTCCTACGCGGCCTCGATGGAGACCATCCTGGAGGGGGTGAACCGGATGGGCGCGGCCCTCCGGCAGCTCCGCTGA
- the recG gene encoding ATP-dependent DNA helicase RecG, which produces MGHARPPRHHRERPPGRQALFALSTSVRHLPGVGPKRAALLGRLGIRTVGDALRFPPLRYELRQLVPLGAARPGQPVTLAGRLERVRVTRSRDGTVTCEALFSDETARAIIRWFHQPYLARRLPRGVRVLLTGTLAPAYPLALANPEWEVLEPAEVVDGRPALVPIYPGTEGLPRRWFRKLLASLAEGSAEAVEEILPGAVLAARNLLSLPRALRALHLPDSLEEAAAARSRLAYEELFLLALGLALRREEVVRLPALPLRADPGREAPVRGALPFALTAAQERAVKEITADLARDRPMHRLLHGEVGSGKTVVALLAALRAVAAGAQAALIAPTDLLAEQLAGRAVETLAPAGIRVALLRAGQRGPERRSALEGLATGAIGVAVGTHALLEADVRFARLGLAIVDEQHRFGVLQRLSLTAKGPHPHLLVMSATPIPRTLALSLYGDLDLTALEALPQGRRPVAAEILPAERRPEAAVRIRAEVARGHAAYVVCPQIEPGEAGEAQAAAAAEVHLAALRKGALNGLRLGLLHGRLRPAEREATMRAFREGGLDVLVATTVVEVGVDVARATVMVVEGADRFGLAQLHQLRGRVGRGAEPGVCYLIPSPIPTEKGLARLQALLTAKDGFAVAEADLALRGEGDLLGTRQAGLPPLAFGSVSDPLLLKAAREDAAAVAKEGAALDPDVRARLLLALRTRWAGALAPLRSG; this is translated from the coding sequence ATGGGTCACGCCAGACCGCCCAGGCATCATAGGGAACGTCCACCGGGAAGGCAAGCCCTTTTTGCCCTCTCTACCTCCGTCCGGCACCTCCCGGGCGTGGGGCCGAAGCGGGCTGCCCTGCTCGGCCGCCTCGGTATTCGCACCGTGGGAGACGCCTTGCGGTTCCCCCCGCTCCGGTACGAGTTACGCCAACTCGTCCCGCTCGGCGCCGCCCGTCCCGGGCAACCGGTCACCCTCGCCGGCCGCCTCGAGCGGGTGCGGGTCACCCGGAGCCGGGACGGGACCGTCACCTGCGAGGCCCTCTTCTCCGACGAGACCGCCCGGGCGATCATCCGGTGGTTCCACCAGCCGTACCTGGCCCGCCGCCTCCCGCGGGGGGTCCGGGTGCTTCTCACCGGGACGCTGGCCCCCGCGTACCCCCTTGCCCTCGCCAATCCCGAATGGGAGGTGTTGGAGCCGGCGGAAGTCGTGGACGGGCGTCCGGCCCTGGTGCCGATCTACCCGGGGACGGAGGGGCTCCCCCGGCGCTGGTTCCGAAAGCTCCTCGCGTCCCTCGCGGAGGGGAGCGCCGAGGCGGTCGAGGAGATTCTCCCGGGAGCAGTCCTGGCCGCCCGGAACCTGCTTTCCCTTCCCCGCGCCCTCCGCGCCCTGCACCTGCCCGACTCGCTCGAGGAGGCGGCCGCCGCCCGCAGCCGCCTGGCGTATGAAGAGCTCTTCCTCCTGGCTCTCGGCCTGGCCCTCCGGCGCGAAGAGGTGGTGCGCCTCCCCGCCCTCCCGCTTCGCGCGGATCCGGGGCGGGAAGCCCCGGTGCGCGGGGCGCTTCCCTTCGCGCTTACGGCAGCCCAGGAGCGGGCGGTGAAGGAAATCACGGCCGACCTCGCCCGCGACCGTCCGATGCACCGGCTTCTCCACGGCGAGGTCGGATCCGGGAAAACGGTGGTGGCCCTGCTGGCTGCCCTTCGGGCCGTCGCCGCCGGCGCGCAGGCGGCCCTCATCGCCCCCACCGATCTGCTCGCGGAGCAGCTCGCCGGGCGGGCGGTGGAGACCCTGGCCCCCGCCGGGATTCGGGTGGCCCTCCTCCGGGCCGGGCAACGGGGACCCGAGCGCCGGTCTGCCCTCGAGGGGCTCGCGACCGGGGCCATCGGGGTGGCGGTGGGGACGCACGCGCTGCTGGAGGCGGATGTCCGCTTCGCCCGCCTGGGCCTTGCCATCGTGGACGAGCAGCATCGGTTCGGCGTGCTGCAGCGGCTCAGCCTGACGGCCAAGGGTCCCCACCCCCACCTGCTGGTGATGAGCGCCACGCCGATCCCCCGCACCCTGGCGCTCAGCCTCTACGGGGATCTGGACCTGACCGCCCTCGAAGCGCTCCCCCAGGGCCGCCGCCCCGTCGCCGCGGAGATTCTCCCTGCGGAACGGCGCCCGGAGGCCGCGGTCCGGATCCGGGCGGAAGTGGCCCGAGGTCATGCCGCGTACGTGGTCTGCCCGCAGATCGAGCCCGGCGAGGCGGGGGAGGCGCAGGCAGCCGCTGCGGCAGAGGTTCACCTGGCCGCGCTGCGGAAGGGCGCTCTCAACGGGCTGCGCCTGGGCCTCCTGCACGGGAGGCTCCGCCCGGCCGAACGGGAGGCCACCATGCGCGCCTTCCGCGAGGGGGGCCTGGACGTCCTGGTGGCGACGACCGTGGTGGAGGTGGGGGTGGATGTGGCCCGCGCGACCGTCATGGTGGTGGAGGGGGCCGATCGGTTCGGCCTCGCCCAGCTCCACCAGCTCCGGGGCCGCGTCGGGCGCGGAGCGGAGCCGGGCGTCTGTTACCTCATCCCGAGCCCGATCCCCACGGAGAAGGGGCTGGCCCGCCTCCAGGCCCTGCTCACGGCCAAGGACGGTTTTGCCGTGGCAGAGGCCGACCTCGCCCTGCGGGGCGAGGGGGACCTGCTGGGGACGCGCCAGGCCGGTCTCCCCCCCCTGGCCTTCGGGTCGGTGAGCGACCCCCTGCTCCTCAAGGCCGCCCGGGAGGATGCCGCGGCCGTGGCGAAGGAGGGGGCGGCCCTCGACCCTGACGTCCGGGCACGGCTGCTCCTCGCCCTCCGGACGCGCTGGGCCGGGGCACTCGCCCCCCTCCGGAGCGGGTGA
- the rsmD gene encoding 16S rRNA (guanine(966)-N(2))-methyltransferase RsmD, translating into MRGSIRIVGGAWRGRRLRVPSGLDLRPTSELLREALFDILGARVKGADVLDLYAGTGALALEALSRGAATATLVEVNPAYLRAARANAEALACRDRCRFLRMEGVAALGALGRRRRRFHLILADPPYGSDLAEATARAVGRHGLLLPEGFLVLEVSSRLVLPERLPPLACARARRHGDSTLLFYAEEPAVARST; encoded by the coding sequence ATGCGGGGGTCCATCCGCATCGTGGGCGGAGCCTGGCGGGGGCGGCGCCTGCGCGTCCCCTCGGGCCTCGACCTCCGGCCGACCTCCGAGCTGCTGCGCGAGGCCCTGTTCGACATCCTTGGGGCCCGGGTGAAGGGAGCCGATGTGCTCGACCTGTACGCGGGGACGGGGGCGCTCGCCCTCGAGGCGCTGAGCCGTGGGGCGGCCACCGCGACCCTGGTGGAGGTGAATCCCGCCTATCTGCGAGCGGCCCGGGCCAACGCGGAGGCTCTGGCGTGCCGGGATCGCTGCCGCTTCCTCCGCATGGAGGGAGTCGCGGCCCTGGGAGCGCTGGGCCGCCGGCGCCGACGGTTTCACCTCATCCTGGCCGATCCGCCCTACGGGAGCGATTTGGCCGAGGCAACGGCGCGGGCCGTGGGCCGGCACGGACTCCTCCTCCCCGAAGGGTTCCTGGTCCTGGAAGTCTCCTCCCGCCTCGTCCTCCCCGAGCGGCTTCCCCCCCTCGCCTGCGCGCGCGCCCGGCGCCACGGCGACAGCACGCTCCTGTTCTATGCGGAGGAGCCTGCCGTGGCCCGAAGCACCTGA
- the rpmB gene encoding 50S ribosomal protein L28 → MGTTRCELCGKGPIVGHQISHAHNVSKRRQYPNIQRVRARVGGATRTIAVCTRCLRSGRVAKAS, encoded by the coding sequence GTGGGAACGACCCGGTGTGAACTCTGCGGGAAGGGACCGATCGTCGGCCACCAGATCAGCCACGCCCACAACGTGAGTAAGCGGCGGCAGTATCCGAACATCCAGCGGGTCCGGGCCAGGGTCGGGGGCGCGACCCGCACCATCGCCGTCTGCACCCGCTGCCTGCGGTCCGGCCGGGTGGCCAAGGCGAGCTAA